The genomic stretch TTTACCCCgggcaaaagaaaagaaaattagaCGTTAGGACATGTTCGATAAATAACCAAGCTCAAGTAGAATAGCAAAAAAAAACTAGCTTTCATTAGGTAGAATGTACGATGACATAGTACGCCAAATACCTCGTAAACATTTTCTAACCCAAATTACCCAGAATATACTCGCATAGTAAAGCTCATAAATAACAATTGACCTGATTAAAATAACAATTGAACTAGAACCCATATTCGAACATCATTAGTCTCGACATAAAATCATCGATTGTTGATGAAATTCCATCCAAAAGGAATCATCAAATAAACTTTCAACCTGCTTGGTAAAACCAAatgaatcaaatcaaatcaaaacaaaacaaaaacacaactTACTTATTAATATACAATGGATGGGAAAATTAAAGCCGTATAAGAAAAATTAACTTACAGTTATAAACTTTTTCATGTATCGAATCAACTTCATCTTTCTCACTACACAGATATTCTAGAAAGCCGCGCGCGTTGAGTCCTgcctaaatttttttttcttttttttttttgacaatgatGGGTCCAGCCTATATACAAATGTATTACAAACCCTATAACTTTATCAGTTAAGCAAACTGACATTTGCAACAGGCCACCGATAACATACAATGGTACTCAAATATACCGAAGACACCTGGTCTAGTCTTTACTATTTCTTCAGGAAGTTCCATCTTTGCAAATTTTTCTTCCGCTACATCAAACAAAAGCAAGTATTCGCCGAGGGAATAACTGAACTCATTTCCTTTAGTAAGAATTAAGTAACTCTATTATGAAAACAGTGTGAAGCGGAAACATTATTGATCGAGTATCAACCAAATATTTAGCGAAAATTGTCCTCCATATTCGTTCCTGAACAGAATAAACCTCGACCAATGGCGTGTTTGCATCCAAATAACTAATTTTCACCACACGATGGTCATACATcgtggtggagctagggggggCGGCTAGCAGAGGGGGCCTCCCGACCTGACGGATGAAATTTTCCaagtttttagttaaatatttcgaaaatttttcaaGGGTACCTATAAAATTAGTCGTTCGCCCCTTCTAAAATTTTTCGCCCCCCTGatttcaaatcctggctccgtcACTCTAACATCCGATAATCATAGCCGAATCCCAACACAGAATTTTTTCCCGTAAATGTGGAGTTAGGAAGTTTAACGGATTTCTTAATTAAGAGATTCCATATCAAGATACGGTCACTCGGATTAAGATACTTACATTCGGAGACGCACAATAAACCATTAACAGACCCAACAAAATAAAAGGAGGACAATGTTAACCCATCACGAAAGAGACTAATTTTTGCTCAAATCCTTTGGTGTTTGAACTCTCAACAAACTCTTTGTACATAATTACGGAATTTGCGTCGTTTCGAGTGTAATGTTAAAGGTGTGCACCCATAAAGAAGGAGAAACTATAAGGGAATGTCATGATTTGCCAACACAGCGACATTTACCTCTAATGTTAGACAAAGTATATTGTGTGAATATTTTGTAATATGTTTTGACATATTTGTATTAGTTATTAACACTAACTATATCGTTTATATCATGATAGAATATCATCGTAAGCCTTGTATATAAACTCGTATGTTTATTCAATAATACTCAAGCATTATAATCTTTCACCTAATTTTCACAAGTATTGTACAAGTTCACACTGAAAACCCTAATCTAGAAGATCCGTTGCTGTGGAGATAAGATCAGCAGTGAGACAGTGAGTGAGATGATGAGTAAGACGGTGGGTGAGCCGATGACCCAGACGATGAGAGAGACGATGAGTTAGCTGATTACCCAGACGATGGAAAAGACAATGAGTTAGCTGATGAGTGAGGGAAAAAGTGAGCAGGACGAACGGAAGTTATCGAGAGAATATGAGTGAGTGGTGTAGAAGAAAGGTGAGTTAGTTAGTGGTGCAGAAGAAAGGTAAGAGAGAATGGAGGGATAAGATGAATTAAGAATGAAGGGCTGAGATTTGGTTGTAACTATTCATAGCTACAATAGATGAAGTCTAAACTTTTATAAGTGTATGGATGGATGTATAAATAAATTCGAATTATATCATCTTCATTCATTCTCAAACAGACGATCCAAATTCTCAAATAAGATAATTAGACACAATATTCGACGGTGTTCTAATACGGAGTACTAGTTAACATTAGGTTATTCATTTCATTTATCAGAAGTTATTATGTAAGACGGTCTCATTGTGTAAAAAAAACTTATTTATTTGCATTAAAAGAACACCTTTTTTTTTATGAAACTAGACCTTCTTACGGTGTCAAACCGTTTTACACTATAATTTATGTTTATTTTTTGTTGCGGAgtattactttatttatttaccATCATGCATATAAGTGTGACACTATGATCGTGTGGCCTTTTGGTTTCTCAACTATTCACCTTGTTTAAACCAACCTGCTAAATATCGTCGataaattactaaatatcgtccAAAATTTGTAATGACTTTCCTAATCTACCCCTCACTCTAAACTCCCCATATTAACCTTTTTTTCAAGTACGGCATTTTCGTCGCCACCGCTTTAATTCCGCCACCAAATTCAACGAATGGACGACGTAAGTAATCTAAACtagtttaattttttaaaaatttgtaattaatttgtagATTTAGGTGGTTTAGAATAGAATCGTTATTGTTATAACGGATTAGCGATTATCGATTACCGTgccaaaaattaatctaagtcgaaacatgaatttttttttccGGACAATTTTTTTTTCGTCCAGACGAAAAAAAATTTGTCCAAAAAAAATGTCATCTGGACGGAAAATTTCTTTGTCAAGCCCTTTTTCGAGATATCTTTTTGTTTTACTTTTTTAAAAACAAATAATAATTTCCTTCTTAGATTTGTTTTGGGAGCGAGGATCGATAATCGCTAATCAGTTCGTCAAATTATAAACTTGAAACGTAATTAAAACGTAAACATATCTCTTAAACATCATTACTAACTTGATCATTGTTACCGTCATTAGTCGATTTGATTACAATCGTTTTAATCGGAAATTTTGTAATACGATCCCCATATCTTCTCCCCCAACGGCTACTTATGTATATATGGCACCTTTGTATCTTTGCCTTATTTACCTTATTTTCTAGCTGTTAGATGCAATCctttgtgtatatatatatggttGTAACATGTACAAAACACACAACTGAATAATACTCAATATCGTTTCTATCGCTGTCTCTCAATTTATATTATGGTATCAGTTAACAGGTTTCTCTAAAATTTGTTTTTTCTCCATCTCAAACCCTACCATCTCTATCATGACTAACACATCACAAACCACAACGCCATCTTCCTCCTCGGTCACAGTCGTCCAAATCAAGAATCCGGGCACCAAAATTACTCATATTACTTTTAATGGTAACAATTACGATGAGTGGTCTCGTGCCTTCCGTCTTGCCCTTCTCGCGAAAGACAAGATGGGTTACATTGACGGGACCATCGTCAAACCCGCAGAGTCTGCCGACGATTTCAAAATTTGGCGTTCAACCAATGCTCTTGTCACGGCTTGGATCTACAACTCCATTGAAGTCGAATTAGCCAAATCAATTTCCTATCGTCCTGAGGCCAAACTGGTTTGGGACACTATTCCCCAACGCTTCAATCAAGAGAATGAAGCACGTATCTACCGTCTCAAGGCCGAAATTAGGGCCTGCCGTCAAGCCCCGAATGAATCAATAATGACGTACTATGGCCGCCTTACCAGTCTCTAGGACGAGTTGTTGGAACACGATGCTCTCCCTTCATGCTCTTGCATCCTTGTGATTGGGTAAGCATCTTTGACTCTCGTCGTGAAAAAGATCGGGTCCGTGATTTTTTAATGGGTCTAGATGATCGCTTCGACACTTCCCGTTCGCAAATTATTGGTATAACCCCTCTTCCCAATCTTAGTGTTGTTTATAACCGTTTACTATAAGAGGAAGGGGTTCGTTCCCTATCTAAACCCGAGTCTGACCCCCGCCTTGAACCTATGGCATTCGCAGCCAAAGCCTCATATGGTTCGAAGTCCAGTAAAGTAGGGACTCGTGAGGTCTCCTCTGATCGATCCAACAGCCTCACTAATAATCCAACTCCAAATTCTAATCGACCGTATTGCATAGTTTGTCGAAAACATGGTCACTACTTACGAACTTGCTATAGCGTTACAGGAAATTTCCCAGACTGGTGGGGCGATAGACCCCGTGACCGCGTCTACATTGATCTGAATGCGACAGACCTAAGTCAGGCCGTCTTTGTTCCTGACCCCCTCGAAATCAGTAAGACCGCAACAAACATTTTGCCTCGACCAGTACTGGTCCGCGTGCTCACATGGCCTCGGCCTCTGGCACGTCTCATGGTAATACTGCTTCCGCTCTTCGCTCTTCTCTTAATACTTTTGACGGATCGATTTTACTTCGCTTGATGCTCGGGAACTCGAGGAATTAAGCCATCTCTGGAAGAATCGTAAAACTGAAACTAATGACCATCTAAGCGGTAAATTTTCTATCTTTTCTTGGATTATTGACACAAGTGCCTCTCACCATATGTCGGGTTGCATTTCTCATTTTAATAATTTACATCCTATTGAACCCTTATCTGTTGGACTCCCCAACAAGGATTTAGCTATTGCTAATCGCAGTGGCGACATCTATCTTTCCCCTCGTCTCATCTTACGTAACGTTTTATATGCTGAAAATTTGCAATGTAATCTTATTTCGGTTTCAAGTTTATTGCTGGATACAACACTCACTATATAATTTTCTCAACAACTTTGTTTAATTTAGGACCGTACCTCGAAGATGGTGATTGGTGCGGGTGAGCAACGTGAGGGGCTCTATTATTTGAAAGGTGTTCGGAATGAGAAGGTACATGCCTATACCGTTGGGAATTTTGATACTCTCGAGCTATGGCATCATCAGTTGGGGCACCCGTCCTCCAACATATCTCGTTTTCTTCCTTTTATTGATAAGAAAAATGATTCTAATTCATCGTTTCATAGCAAACATTGTGAGATTTGTATTCGGGCTAAACAAACTCGCGCCCCCTTTCCCTTAAGTTCAAACACAGCAGCTGGAATTTTTGATCTTTTACATTGTGACTTATGGGGTCCTTATTCTGAATACGCATCATGTGGGTCCAAATATTTTCTCACTATTGTTGACGATTTTTCCCGATCGACATGGGTCTATTTATTACGTCATAAAAGTGACACTCGACAAACTCTACTGAATTTTTTCGTTATGGTCGATCGTCAATTTCAAAAGAAAATCAAAGTCTTTCGAAGTGATAATGGCACTGAATTTTATTGTTTTGAACGGTTTTTTCGCGAAAATGGTATTCTTTTTCAAATGTCAAATGTTGATACCCCTCAACAGAATGGCCGAGTCGAAAGAAAACACCGTCATATTTTAAAGTCGCTCGTGCCCTTCTCTTTCAAGCTAGTCTACCCATTCGCTTCTGGGGCGAGTGTATATTGGGAGCCGTTTACTTACTTAATCGAACTCCGTCTATGATTCACAATGGTAAAACTCCCTACGAGATGCTTTTTAACGAACCACCACCTATGACCCATATCCGCACCTTTGGTTGTCTCTGCTATGCTAAAAATATAAATCGCTCTCGTGATAAATTCGCTCCTCGTGGTCGGAAATGCGTGTTCCTAGGCTATCCTTTTGGCAAAAAGAGGTggttacactactacaaatccaggcaactacaacgcccctttaacaacgattattcacgaaaatcacaatagacgttgtagaatgtatggcgcgaattttactaaaatcaattacaacgggtatggttataaaaaccgttgttattagttttaacaacgggtcacacatgcacaaccattgttaataatttggcgcaaaattggcgcaaagttagtgaaaagtaatcccaacggttacttttgtaacccgttgttaaaacatatttgacaacgggtgttttttacaaccgttgttaaaacatatttcacaacaattgttgtttaataaccattgtcaataccttccatactataaaccacacaaatgtAAGTCTGCTgtgaccacaaaacacaacccttaatacacaaacacaaacacaaacacagcagacaaacaaacacaaaacacacactttctctttctctctttctctctttctcatcgtcgctttatcttctcgccgtcactgttgatttcatcgtctcttacgttctgtatttatcaggtaaatctcgccgtcactgttagtttcatcgtcattattttctttttctatttatttcttttgcatgtatgtgtttttatcgaccattatgttatttgtttaagtattgttcgcataattagttagaaaaacaatgaagaagcaagatgaagaagcaagataaacataattaatatatatatatatatatatatatatatatatatatatatatatatatatatatatatatatatatatatatatatatatatatttataaatacataaattaaaaaaaaaaattacatatataaaaatgcaattcttatattttcatagaggatcttattctgctctatcgtatccgtcctctcctccttggctatttggaggttccgttcagcagttgttatatcgtcatatagccgcaatcgctcgccgctccgtcaagccatcttctttggcgtgcttggtgcggatcgagcatccgcaaggtagctctgaaactttcctcaatatggaggaaccggcggatgaagctgttgttgttctcgatcatggtaagagtcttaaggatgaaatcattcattttgttggagttttttggagttttttttgaaagattaagtagagtttgttttagcagttagggtttggagatgtatatattgagataatggaaatgttagttgagataatgcaatgtatttatactaagcaatgtgtgggttgagttgttttttaattaatatatatgttaggaagttgtgccataatcatcatcatatctctcaatgctgcttcaaatcttattactaacccttctcattccatattgtccgttcatatgcacagtgatgtcagtaataatgcatgcatcggaattctaacgggccgtaatttttttttggtagaatgtaagaattctattaataataatgagctaTTACACACTAGTTTATCAACCCAACAACAATTTTAAGAATGCACATTGCACCTTTACAACACAATtctgagacaaaaaaaaaaaaaaaaaaactcaactaTTTAGATTAGTCCATATCAATTTCTTCCTAGATTTGTTCTGACTCCCAATGCGAGCCTGAACCTCTTGCTTAATCCGAGCTCCAACCACCTCTGGTCGCCATATCACCTGCTGAAAACGACAGTGATTACGTGCCCACCAGATATGGTACACCAAAGCCATCACTACTAAAGAGGTGAATACCCCCCTATTCTTGTCTTGAGCCTGCCACCAACTCAAAACTTGCCTCTCAGGTATTGCCAACTTACTCCAGTCTTGTACCTGCTGCAAACATTTTCGACTGTAGGAGCAATGAAAGAACAGATGATCATGGCTTTCATCCTCCTCACCACACAGAACACACTCTGTATCACTGCTCTGAAACAGCCTATGAACCCTATCCTTGGTTAGAAGACGCTGTTGAGCATACAACCAGCTGATAAATTGATGCTTAGGGATACCATCAGTAATCCAAATATGCTTATACCAAGGGACATTACTTGCTTCAGTACCCAACCAATCATAACCACTAGAAATCGAGTAAGGAGCATCTttttctaacgggccgtaattatgcatgcatctagtaatatttaatttaatttttttttattttttaagaacaaacaacaacggttatttataaaaaaacccgttgtctttagttataacaacggttttctatattaaaacccgttgttataactttctccccaaaattgagtcacactttccacaacgggtttttatacttaaaaccgttgttaatatttttaacaacggtttccttaagaaaaccaaccgttgttaaaaccttttacaacggacgctttaacaacgtccgcttttttatataacaacggtttttgaccgttgttatagcctgaatttgtagtagtgttagtCTACGATTTGGATACGGGTACCTATTTTTCCTCCCGTGATGTCGTCTTTATCGAGTATGAGTTCCCCTATCATTCTTTAAACATACACGATACTCCACCCATCACGTCTTCATTCCTCAATGATACACTTCAACCCATCGAACATGTCCTTATCTCGACTACCATACCCCACACTGACCAACAATCCTCCACTCCCACCAACGATTCAACTCCTTCGACAGCTCACTCCACCACACCCAATTCCACGCCTGACACCCCCGCTACCACAACCAAACCCAACACTACTCCATCCTCCCCACCCGAGACATCCAACACCGAGCCTATGGGCAAGGGGCATCGACCCAAAATTCCCAACACCCGTCTCACTGGTTATGTTCGTCCACCTATCGGTCCCTCAACTCACCACGTCACCTCGTCATCATCTTCAGGTACACGTTACCCTATATCTAATTTTCTTACGTATGATAAATTTTCTCCTAACCATAAAAGTTTTCTAGCGGCCGTGACCAAAAATCACGAGCCATCTTCCTTTAAAGAGGCTATGCAGGTACCCGAATGGCGCGAGGCAATGAAGAGTGAAATTGACGCCCTCGAACGCAACAATACGTGGATCCTCGAACCTCTTCCTCCTCATAAAAAGGCTATTGGTTCTAAATGGGTCTACAAGATAAAATATCATGCTAATGGGTCAGTTGAGCGATACAAAGCTCGTCTTGTCATCATGGGAAACAGGCAAATCGAAGGAGTCGATTTTCAAGAAACTTTCGCTCCTACAATCAAGATGGTTACCAGTTCGTACCCTCCTTACTATTGCCGCAGCTAAGAACTGGCATATCGATCAGATGGACGTCCACAATGCGTTCCTCCATGGAGACCTTCAAGAAGAAGTATACATGAAGCCACCACCCGGGTTCCATTCTCCTTCCGACAATAGAGTATGCCGTCTTCGTAAGTCCCTTTACGGACTTTGACAAGCCCCATGATGCTGGTATGCAAAACTCGCTTCCACCCTTAAACAATATGGTTTTACACAATGTCCCTTCGATCACTCACTTTTCTCCATTATAAAACAAAATGTCGAGATACATGTACTTGTCTATGTCGATGACCTAGTCATATGTGGAAACAACACAAATATGATCCAACAATTCAAAAATTACTTAAGCACTTGCTTCCACATGAAAGACTTGGGTCCTCTCAAATACTTCCTCGGCCTAGAAATCGCCCGCAATTCGAGTGGACTGTCTATCT from Silene latifolia isolate original U9 population chromosome 2, ASM4854445v1, whole genome shotgun sequence encodes the following:
- the LOC141636205 gene encoding uncharacterized protein LOC141636205 codes for the protein MHNYGPLEKDAPYSISSGYDWLGTEASNVPWYKHIWITDGIPKHQFISWLYAQQRLLTKDRVHRLFQSSDTECVLCGEEDESHDHLFFHCSYSRKCLQQVQDWSKLAIPERQVLSWWQAQDKNRGVFTSLVVMALVYHIWWARNHCRFQQVIWRPEVVGARIKQEVQARIGSQNKSRKKLIWTNLNS